Genomic segment of Paenibacillaceae bacterium GAS479:
ATAGTCGCGGCTGACCAGTACTCCGATCAGCGGTCCGAGCGACAGCGTCTGAGTGCTTTGACGGTACTGGATGCACAGCGTCGCGTCTCCTGAGATGCCCATATTCCGGGCCAATGCCGGGCTGATGCGCATCTTGGTGCTCTTGCCGCCGGATACGATCTGGACCGTGCAGCGGTATGAGCCGAACCTCAAGGTAAGATTGGAGCCAAGTGGTATTTTGTGAAACTTGGCATAAGCGTCGCCTAACATGATTGAATCGTCGGCTCCGTGGCTTCCTTGGGACACCTGGACGGCGATTTTGGATTTGAGCATCGGAAAATCTCCTTCCAGAGCGAAGGGTAAAGCATGGCAGGTAAGGAACGTGGAACGAATTAGTTCATCATATGAGGACATCTACCCTATGGTTCTGGGCGCAACGTAAGAAGGACGGGACGCTTTGTACCTCTGCCTAAATGAAGATGGACTGGAATCCATGCCGTTTTTTTGCCTGGCGGGCTGGGCGGGTGTTATGATGGGCAAAGTAGAACAAGGGAGATGAAGCCATGAACGTATATGACAAAGCTTACGAATTGGCCAAAGCTCTGGAGGAAAGTCATGAGGCGAAGGATGTTCGCGCGGCAAGAGCTGCCGCTGACGCCGACCCTGATGCCCGCCGGATGCTGTTCGATTTTCAGAAGCAGCAGGTAGATCTGCAGCAGCGCATGATGTCCGGTGAGGAGCCATCTGCCGAAGAACTCGAAGGCCTCAATCGGCTGTACGAAGTGCTTAGCATGAACCCGCTTGTGCAGCGTTATTTTGAAGCCGAGAAGCGGCTGTCGGTCGTGATTGAGGACGTGAATCGCATTATCGGCAACTCGTTGTCAGCGCTCTTGCTTTCCTAAAACTCCACCCCCGGCATGTTTGTCCCCCTCCTTGCATAGGATGGTAAAGACAAGCCAACCGGCTAAGGGGAGGAATTCGGGAATGAGATTGGGA
This window contains:
- a CDS encoding Cell fate regulator YlbF, YheA/YmcA/DUF963 family (controls sporulation, competence, biofilm development), with the translated sequence MNVYDKAYELAKALEESHEAKDVRAARAAADADPDARRMLFDFQKQQVDLQQRMMSGEEPSAEELEGLNRLYEVLSMNPLVQRYFEAEKRLSVVIEDVNRIIGNSLSALLLS